In Lemur catta isolate mLemCat1 chromosome 5, mLemCat1.pri, whole genome shotgun sequence, the genomic stretch CTGGGCATTGAGGTGGGAGTGGTAGGGGGTAGTTGTTGCCCAAGGTGTGaacctttctttctctgttcttagAAGAGGACAGAGAGGCTGATAAAAGTGGAGGCAGGTTTCCTATGCCAAGTTCAACATGAGAAGGACATCCCAGCCTCACATTTACTCTTAGAAATAGTCCTCTTCCTCCCCTTGTGTAATAGTTAACCTCAAGCATTTACCAACCCAGCATGGAGTCATTCCACCAGAGACCTTTGTTCCAAAGGAGCTAGGGGAAAAATGGACAGAACACACAACTGtcaaaaatgtgaaatgaatCCAATTAGAGGCCTTTCTTTGATGACCCAAGGTCCCTAAGGAACGCTCTGTTCTCATTTCACCCCAACTAGCCCCTGTCTCTTCAGAATTCCTAACAGGCTGAAGACTTATTCCCTGCCTGAGTTTCTATCAGCTCCTCTCTGgctagaaaaatggaaaaacaccaaGATATTTTGAAGAGATCAGAACACAGCCAGAGCTGTTCGAGACTGCACGTACTATCTGACCCAGCCAATCACAAAGTCTTGGAAACCAACAGAGACTCAGCAAAGAAGAAAACCCGGCCAAATCCACAGCATCCTGTTTAAGCCACTACCATCCATCATTGCCATCTGCCAGTGACTATGCATGCTGGGCTGACAAAGGAGACGCTCCGTGACAGGGGCTGCTGGGGGGCTCCGTGGTACAGCTGCAAGAGCACTGGTGCTAATTCCCTGACTCACTGTGTGGTCCTGAACAACTCACTCTCCCCAAGTGGGCCTCATACGTATGAATAATGCCCGCCCACCACcaccaaagatgtccacatcctgaTCCCCagaacgttttttttttttttttttttgagacagagtcttgctctgtctctcaggctagagtgccgtgatacgatcatagctcacagcaacctcaaactcctgggctcaagtgatccttctgcctcagcctcccgagcagctgggactacagacacgtgctaccacgcctagctaattttttatttttgtctcactatgttgcccaggctggtgacaaactcctggcctcaagcaatcctcccacctcagcctcccaaagttgggattacaggtgtgagccaccatactggGCCCAGAATCTTGAATATGAAAAAGGAGGAATGATTCAGAGGGCAAAGCCAAGGGAACACAGGCAGAAGGGACTGTGCAGATGAGACTAAAGGTAAGCACTCTGAGAcgaggagattatcctggatatGCAGGTGAGCCCAACCTAATCACATGAGCCTTTAAcagtgaagatgaaggcagaagaGATGTGAGATGAGAAGGACTTGATTTGCTggtgctggctttgaagatggaagggagCTATGAGCCAAGGAACACAGTGGCCTCCGGAAACAAGGACTGGCTCTCAATttacagccagcaagaaaatggtGACCTTGGTCCTACAACCACAGgaactaaattctgccaacaactcaAATAAGCTGGAAACTGATCTccccttagagcctccagaaagaaatgcagccTGATGACACCTTGGTTTTATTCTCGAGATCCCATCTGTAGGGTTCTTGTTAAGCCAAtaaatttgtgattatttgttGCAGTGGCgttagaaaacaaatacattgtGTGATCCCGAGTAACTCATTCTTCCcaactgggcctcagttttcctgtctgTCAATTGGAAAGGATGGACAAGGTGACCTCTAAGGGTCTGGCCAGCTCTCGAAGACTGACTGCTATCCTGACATACTGCCTCCCCTacagccctgtccccagctccacGATGGTCTTCAGTTGAAGACCcttgaaggaaaaacagaaatagtgaagggaagagaaaattaatctttaaaaagcCCCATGGTGTTTCCTAAGGTACCATCTAGGGCACTCAAACAGAAAGGTCTTCTGTTTTACCATTTGCAACTTCATGGACCACACCCCAGAGGAATGAGGTGGGACGTCAGGGAGAGCAAGATGATAGCTCCAGAAGCAATGGGTCGGGTGGAGGCTGTCCAGAGCACCGAGTTAAGGTGCAAAGTACTGGTTATCAATGTTGTCCTGGGGCAGGGGACTGGGAGTAGTAGCACGTGTGCCAGATACATGTCATTGTTAATTAAAACTGATTtgggggccgggcgaggtggctcatgcctgtaatcctagcactctgagaggccgaggcaggcggatcgtttgagctcaggagttcgagaccagcctgagcaagagggagaccctgtctctactaaaaaatagaaagaaattggctggacaactaaaaatatatatagaaaaattagccgggcatggtggcgcatgcctgtagtcccagctactcgggaggctgaggcaggaggattgcttgagtccaggagtttgaggttgctgtgagctaggctgatgccacggcactctagcctgggcaacagagtgagactctgtctcaagaaaaaaaaaaaaaaactgatttggGGAGCTCAGTTTAGTTTTCTCGgtctcttcttctccctccactatttcattttctctgatcCTATGTAATAGGTCACCAGCAAGTCACACACCCAATCAGCCAGTCAGAGTTCAAATCCATAAAATAAGCTCTATCTATACACAACTAAGCAATTTAAGGTACACTTTAGTCCTTGAATCTGGCTTGCTGTTGCTTAACGCACCAGGCAGTTATAATTCTGACCTGTTTCTCTTCTTGGCTACCTTACTCCAAGCCTTTCCTGCTAGATGTCTCCATTCTCTCTTGAGGTTCACCTGCTGTTTCCCTAGTGAGTTGGGAGGGTCCTTAGTGATCTGCTAGTATGGTGACTATCAAATTCTCACTTAACTTCTCCCAGGTCACCTTGCATGGAAGTGACAGAGGCAAGATTTAAACCCTGGTTCCCTTCAGTTCCAGTGAAGTTCAGAGGACAGTctctggaaccagactgcctgggttcaaactgCAGCTCTGACACTTACTTCCTATGTGATCATGGGTGAGGTACTAACTCCCTCtggacctcagtgtcctcatctataaaatggacataatgaTGGTCCCTCCCTAACAGGATTGTGGTaaagactaaatgagttaatacacataaaattcttagaataatgcctggcttatactaagcactcaataaaagtCAAGTATGATTATTATTACATCATTCAGCTTACCTGGCTGGTCAGAGTGGGGGACTACGGAGGTGGCAACACCAACATTTATTCCTACAAACCGTGACTGTGAACACATGTGCCTATTTGTGATGCCACAGCCAACACTGGCAGGGTAAGACCAACCAATATAAAGATTCTCTTTCCTAGGAGGCATTTCCTTCGTTCATATGTTTTAATCcacagagaagaaacagaagcacgtttaaaaaaaaaaaaaggatcagcAAACGGCTGGGAAAGCGTCTGAGGTTGTGACTGCCCTTTACCCCTTGATCTGTCACCCCAAAGGGCCCAGTATCTGGGCCAACCACAAGCCCTCACACTCTCTAGCACCTCACCACAGCTCTGTGGCTCTCTGGCTGTGACAGTAAGAGGGAGTCCCCAGGCCTTTTGTGCAGGGGAGCCACAGTTCTGAGGTCCTGAGAGGTCAGCGTGTGGGAGACTTCATGGAGCATGGCTTGTAACCCCCAAGCATGACTCACAACCCCAGGACAGCTGGAAATAGGAGGTCCCTGCTAAAATGAGGAAACACTTCTTGGCTTTTTCAGCTGTCACTGCAGAAGTATGTGATGTCCGAAAGCTCAGCTGGGCTGTCCGTGTGTGTCCAGAGGGCTGCCGTGTGGCCTGCATAACCCAAAGAGGACGCCATGCTCGACCACAAACACATTTCTGCTCCACGCCCAcgtcttcatttcacagatggggaaggCCAGGCCCAGAGCGGGGAAATGCCTCAGCCACGGTAACTCAGAGGGTCTCTGGACTTCCAGAGGActgttcctccccctcccatccccaccccattcAGGCATTCACAATCCTTTGCCCACTGCTGTGGTACAGCAGATCATAGCAGATGTTCGAGGAATCTCTGATACTGGAATGATCCAGCGGCTTTCACCCCTGCGGCCTGGACTCACTATCCACAGACAAGGGGGAGAACCACCAGCCCGCAGGCGAAGCAAGGTCAATGCTAGTCTGGAAGAGGCAAGTGGAGCCAGGTGAACCCAGCCTGGCCCTCAATCAGAACGACCCCTGAGGCTTGCACACATTTTTACGGCTTACACTTTTCGTTCACTCAGTACACATGtatggagcacctactatttgcAAGGCCCTTTGCCAAGTGCTGAGGATGCCTCAGAAATTAGGATAGACAGGAAGTTCCTACCCTCAAGAAACTGGCGGGGCGAAAGTAGGGGACAAAAGAACCAGCAATTGGAACACCTAAATCCTAAGCAAAGGTgtagagggggaggaggaaggggatgaggatgaggatggaagGAAGGCTTCTCTACAGGATATTTTTCACacctttctcttttgctttctgtagACAAAAGATGTTTGCCCCATTTCGCAGACGGAGAAAGAAGGCTGGAAGTCAGGTTGGCGAAGCAGCCAGTGACAGAACCAGCGCTGCAACTCTGAACTCCTGGCGCCTTCTACGTGGGGCTCCGAGAAGAGCGGGCAGATAATCCGCCGTCCTGGGTGGTGCAAGGACCCAAACCCAGCGCAGCGCCCAAGCGGGGACTCAGCCGCGGGCCGAGCCCTGGCTGCCGCCGGGCCCGGAGACCCAAGAGGCGGCAGTCTGCTCCAGGAGGGGCCGCTTCCCGagaaggcaggggcagggaacCCCGGGAGAAGCCGGTCTCCGAGGGGGGCCGGGCTCACCGATCCAAGCTCCCACCTCCCCAGAGGCCCAGCGTTGTGTGCAGAAGGTGGCTGGAACTTAGGGGCTGACCGCGGGACAAAGGGAAGGGGGCGTGAGGCGAAGAAATGCACAAGCGATGAAGGGGAGAATGAGGGAGGAGAGGGCAtacaggggagggtggggagggcgcCGGGGTAGGGGCCGCACGAGAGCTAGGTCGCGAGTCCGAAGCGCCCCGCAAACGACTCCCGATGGCCCCACTCACTCACCCCGATCCGCAGAGCTGCCTTTGAACTCGCGGCGGGTCTGCGGAAAGTTCCTGGGGCAGGGACGGCTCGGCGCTCCTCGAAGTCCCCAGGATCGCGCTGGATCGGGCAGGCGGAAGCGCCCCCAGGCCCGGAATCAGCCCCAGCCAGCGCCTGGACGTGCCCCGGCCCCTCGGAGCCCGCGAGGCGGGAGCGCGCAGGAGCGGCCGGGACGCGCGACTCCGCTCCCCGCGCGCGGCGGTCGGCGGCTCCGGAATGAGCGGCTGCGGGGGACCGCCCCCGGAAAGCCCCGGCCCAgcccggctcctcccccagcGTCCCCGGAGGgctgctggggaggaaggaacCAGCAGGAGAGGGAAGAGCCCGCGGTGTCTCGGGTTCCCCTCGTCCCCTTGCCACACGCTCGCCCCGTGGCCTTAAACAAGTCACTTCGCGCTTCTCGGGGGTCTCCACTCTTTGTATTGTAAAGTGAGAGGATCGGCCTAAAATGTGTCCTCCAAGATCCTTTCTGGCTGCAGTCTAGACATGGGAAAGTCTAGCAAGTGGTTTGGATGGCGGAGCCAGGACTCAGAGTCCCTGCCTTGCAATGTACTGAGGGAGGATCCTTAAGAGGCTTTGCCtctctgtaaagtgaggataataacaCCTGTCTCCCAGCCTTGTTGCCAGGATTGACTTAGAGGACCAGTGTGAAATTGGTTGGTTGTCTGCCATAACATGCCTTTGAGTATCCTGTTTGTTTTGTGATAACGATGAAGTAGCCCAGTCCAAGGTGATCAA encodes the following:
- the SMIM3 gene encoding small integral membrane protein 3 isoform X1, translated to MPSPPSFSPSSLVHFFASRPLPFVPRSAPKFQPPSAHNAGPLGRWELGSVSPAPLGDRLLPGFPAPAFSGSGPSWSRLPPLGSPGPAAARARPAAESPLGRCAGFGSLHHPGRRIICPLFSEPHVEGARSSELQRWFCHWLLRQPDFQPSFSVCEMGQTSFVYRKQKRKATRQPSGHTRTAQLSFRTSHTSAVTAEKAKKCFLILAGTSYFQLSWGCESCLGVTSHAP